Proteins encoded within one genomic window of Empedobacter falsenii:
- a CDS encoding DUF4265 domain-containing protein has product MDQETKYEKILVRYYSKVLEEEIVETLWTETIDKEKGLYKIENIPFYGPCFSSDDIVFAEYDNDEECLTFRKVIEFSGNSTVQVIIMNDEINRDDIRNIFKNLNCESEALNEKYFVLEIPLKINYKSVFDKLIELQENEFIAFAEPVLSEKHRDETR; this is encoded by the coding sequence ATGGATCAAGAAACTAAATATGAAAAAATATTGGTTCGATATTATAGTAAGGTTTTAGAAGAAGAAATAGTTGAAACACTTTGGACAGAAACCATAGACAAAGAAAAAGGATTATATAAAATTGAAAATATTCCGTTCTATGGTCCATGTTTTTCAAGTGACGATATAGTATTTGCTGAATATGATAACGATGAAGAATGTTTGACTTTTAGAAAAGTAATTGAATTTTCTGGAAATTCGACAGTTCAAGTTATAATAATGAATGATGAAATTAATAGAGATGATATTAGAAATATTTTCAAGAATTTGAATTGTGAAAGTGAAGCGCTGAATGAAAAATACTTTGTTCTAGAAATTCCTTTAAAAATAAATTATAAATCTGTTTTTGATAAATTAATCGAATTACAAGAAAATGAATTTATTGCTTTTGCAGAACCTGTTTTATCAGAAAAACATCGTGATGAAACCAGATAA